One region of Chryseobacterium sp. SORGH_AS_0447 genomic DNA includes:
- a CDS encoding C40 family peptidase — protein MYRIFCRNQATRSLLVLSAVSLVVVSCGSSKNVSSKKNTSSKSIAKAENLRKLDSRFNGKIPKSINELLKDAEKYLGAPYKFGGNTSSGFDCSGFALKVFEENNYKLPRRSADQAETGSQIDIREVKPGDLLFFATAGGTKVSHVGIVHDIGNDGEVRFIHASTTKGVIISSLNETYWNKAYLHAQRVL, from the coding sequence ATGTACAGAATCTTTTGCAGAAATCAGGCTACCCGCAGTCTATTGGTTTTATCCGCAGTATCTTTAGTTGTGGTCTCGTGCGGAAGTTCAAAAAATGTTTCATCGAAGAAAAATACCTCCTCTAAAAGTATTGCCAAAGCCGAAAATCTCCGTAAGCTGGATTCCAGATTCAACGGGAAAATTCCAAAATCCATTAATGAACTTCTGAAAGATGCTGAAAAATACCTTGGCGCTCCTTATAAATTTGGAGGAAACACGTCATCCGGATTCGACTGTTCGGGATTTGCCCTGAAGGTTTTTGAGGAAAATAACTATAAGCTTCCGAGAAGATCTGCAGACCAGGCCGAAACGGGAAGTCAGATCGACATCAGGGAAGTAAAGCCGGGTGATCTTCTGTTCTTTGCAACAGCAGGCGGAACAAAAGTGTCCCATGTAGGAATCGTTCATGATATCGGAAACGACGGCGAAGTGCGGTTCATCCATGCTTCTACCACCAAGGGCGTCATCATTTCGTCTTTAAATGAAACCTATTGGAATAAAGCCTATCTGCATGCCCAGCGTGTTTTGTAA